The stretch of DNA GAATTGCACCGGGTGCTCGAACTGGAAGAAACCCACGAACTGAAACCGGACGACAAGGAGATGATTAGCAGCATCATCGAAATGCACGACACCAACGTGCGCGAGGTGATGGTCCCGAGAGTGGACATGGTGTGCGCCGAACGATCCAGGCCCATTCCGGAACTGCTGGAGCTCATCCGCGAGATGGGACACTCCCGGATTCCGATTTACGGCGATTCCGTCGACGATATCGTGGGCGTCGTCTACGCCAAGGACCTGCTCCAGTTGAGCGAAGACCCGGAAGGGGAGAAGGATCTGGACGGGCTGCTTCGCCCGCCCTACGTCGTGCCGGAGACCAAGAAAGCCGCCGAGCTGCTGAAAGAGTTCCAGCAGGAGAAGATCCACCTGGCCATCGTCGTGGATGAACACGGGACCACCGCGGGCCTGGTGACCCTGGAGGACCTGCTCGAAGAAATCGTCGGCGAGATTCAGGACGAGTACGACGACGAGGACCCCATGTACGAGGCGACGCCCGACGGCTCTTACATCGTCCACGCCCGGCTCAACATCGATACGCTGAACGACATCCTGGACCTCGATATCACGCCGGACGGGTTCGAAACTGTCGGCGGGCTGATCTTCAATGAGCTCGGCCGGGTGCCCGAACCCGGAGAGGATGTGCCGTTCCCGAACGCCCGGATCGTGGTGCGCGAAGTCGAAGGCCAACGCATCATCAAGGCGGAGGTGACCCGGCTGCATCCTCCGTCCGAGGATGACGGCGACGGTGAGATGGAGGACCGCGTTGCCTAACCCGCCTGGCCCGCCTGGCCCGGACCGTCCGGACCGCCCGGACCGCCCCAACATCATCCTCATCATGACGGACCAGCAGCGCATCGACACGATCCGCGGCTGGGACCAACCCCACATGATCACCCCGGCCCACGACCGGCTGGTCGCCGAAGGGGTTTCCTTCCGGCAGGCCTATTGTCCGGGCGCCACCTGCGTGGCCTCGCGGGCTGCCATCTTCACCGGCATGTACCCCCACAACACGGGCGTCTACAGTTTCCAGCCCTGGGGACGCCACCGCAACTGGGTGCAGGACCTGGCGGAAAACGGCTACTGGTGTGCCAGCATCGGCAAGATGCACTTCATGCCCCGGGACATCCCCGGCGGCTTCCACGAGCGGGTCGTCGTCGAGAACCCGACCGGCATGAGTCTGGCCGGCGGCGGCGCGGACGACGACTGGGGCCGGTACATGACCTTCCACGGCGTGGAGCGGCCCAACGACCGCCACCTGACGGACCCCCACTGGTGGACCAAACTGCAGGGCGTGCCGTGGCACGAGGAGGAGCGCTTCCACAGCGACGTCTTCATCGGCAACTCGGCGCTCAACTGGATCCGCAGCCACCGCGGCGACAAGCCCTTCTTCCTCGAAATCGGATTCACAGGTCCCCACGAACCCTGGGATCCCCTCCCCCGTCACCTGAGCCTGTACGACGATGTCGAGATACCCATGCCGGTAACCCGGGAGAACGAACTGGCGGAAAAACCGCCCCAGCAGGAAGCGCTGAAGAAGATGTTCTCCACGGCCGGCCACGAATCCGGCATCAACATGTACCTGGCCAACGACGAACGCATCGACCGCATGCGCCGTCACTACTACGCCAAGGTGACCACGGTGGACGAGAAGATGGGAGAGATCCTGGACGCCCTGGAGGAACGGGGCTACCTGGAAAACACCCTGGTCATCTTCTGCTCGGACCACGGCGAGAACCTGGGCGACCACGCCCTGGCCTACAAGTGGCTGATGTACGACACCATCACCCACATCCCGCTCATCATCCGATACCCGGACCGCCGGCGCCGGGGCGACCACGTAAGCAACCTGGTTTCTCTCATGGACCTCGGTCCCACCATCCTCGAGGCGGCCGGCGTACCGGTCCCCACCTACCTGGAAGGGCGGTCCTTGCTGCCCTATGCCGACCCGGACGCATCCGTCACGCCGCGTGACTACGTCTTCTGCGAGGACAACTACCAGATCATGATGCGCGGCCCGGCCCACAAGATGGTTTATTACATCGGCCAGGAGGAGGGCGAGCTATACGACCTGGAGGCCGATCCCGGAGAGTTGTGGAACCGGTGGGACGACGATGCGTATGCCGGGATCAAGGCGAAGATGAAGGAAGACCTGCTGGAATGGCTGGCGGCCAGCAACTACTGGCAAGCCGGCTACAAGCGGGACCGCTCCGCGCACTATAACGTGCGCTGGCCCACCGGGGACAACGTCAACCTGCAGGGGCCGGCCGCGGAAGACGCGGAGAAGCCGGGGTTGTAGGTGCGGTTTTCGAATTGCACTGTTTCCATTCGCAACTAAATCACCACAACTTAGTCTAAGGGTTAAGTCCCTGATCATGTGGTCGATGGGCCTCGCTTCGGTATTCGGAACGGTCCGTCAGTACCCTTTCTTCCAGCTCACCCGATCCATCCAGATAGTAACGCGAGATCATGCGCAGAAAGTAGGGTAATACCCTATTGATGGCGGTGTTTCTTTCTGGTTTGTTATCGGTCGAATAGTGCTTGGGATCGTTTGTAAGGTTTATTCTGGGTGACCCTATGTATCCTGTGCTGACCACGCTTGCCGCTACGGCCGTGTTTCCGGTGTTGTTGACTGGTTGTGCCGAGGAAAGAACGCTCGTTTTCGACGATGTTTTCCGGGAAGAATCCCGAATTGTGTTGGATTCGAGCGACGAGTTTCTTATCGGACCTCTGCCCCGAATAGGAACGGTAACGCCGGACGGCGATATCATCATACTGGATGTCACCCCGCGTGTAGGGATCTACGACCGGACCGGGACCGGCAAGGGAAGGATCGGCGGGCCGGGCGACGGTCCGGGCGAGTACCGTTATCCGGTCTCGATGACCTCTTTCAATGATGGGTTGTACCTGTATGACCGAACGCTGTCCCGAATATCGCGTTATGACAGGACATTCCGTTTCGTCAGCTCCATGCCGGTATCGGAGCACCTGGATGAAATCAGTTACTCAGACAATGGCCGGCTATTCGGTTACTGGTCCACCCATCCCACGGAACTGGTATGCGAACTGGACGATGAGGGCCAGCTTTCTCGAAGGTTCGTGCTTCAATCTGAAAACTACAATGAAGCGTCCAGATCATCGGGCGGAGGATTGGTCATATCGGAGGGATTCCTCTACACCATATCGCCTTACGAGTACACCCTTTCGCAGTATACGCTGGATGGCGTCCTTGTCGACTCAGTCCAGGGCCGGTCGGCGCACTATGTCCCACCGCCTGATCAATTCGACGTACGTATCTTGAACGACATTCCCCGTCTTAACGAGTACCATGACCAATGGAGCCATATCCTTCAGATCCTGCGGATCGGCGACCGTGGCCTTGCGGTGGTGTTTGCTGTACCCGGCTATTCGCGCGCGTTCCTTGCCCTCTACGATTTGGATCTCAACCCGATTGCGGAAGATATCCAGTTGCCGGATTACACGAGGGCGCCCGGTACGCTGTTCTCTCGCGGCGACCGGCTCTACATGCTGGTGGAACCGTCGG from Gemmatimonadota bacterium encodes:
- a CDS encoding HlyC/CorC family transporter, which encodes MRRSGSAGPTRPTRLTRLTAGFRKVKWEKNVVDDDVPLLIEWLVLIGCTLYAMLLTGAESAFSSLPKTTLQELKAAHEGGQSSRVTRWLDNQERLFTTLLIGKIITTAGVVISVVALFLTPPLTDWFGSTLTLTLFGLFAIGLLLVLIEWLPRLLVSHYSDPTVRVSAVLVLISYWLFWPLITPLLLVNRRMARGGLFSSGRNPYWLDDELHRVLELEETHELKPDDKEMISSIIEMHDTNVREVMVPRVDMVCAERSRPIPELLELIREMGHSRIPIYGDSVDDIVGVVYAKDLLQLSEDPEGEKDLDGLLRPPYVVPETKKAAELLKEFQQEKIHLAIVVDEHGTTAGLVTLEDLLEEIVGEIQDEYDDEDPMYEATPDGSYIVHARLNIDTLNDILDLDITPDGFETVGGLIFNELGRVPEPGEDVPFPNARIVVREVEGQRIIKAEVTRLHPPSEDDGDGEMEDRVA
- a CDS encoding sulfatase-like hydrolase/transferase, giving the protein MTATVRWRTALPNPPGPPGPDRPDRPDRPNIILIMTDQQRIDTIRGWDQPHMITPAHDRLVAEGVSFRQAYCPGATCVASRAAIFTGMYPHNTGVYSFQPWGRHRNWVQDLAENGYWCASIGKMHFMPRDIPGGFHERVVVENPTGMSLAGGGADDDWGRYMTFHGVERPNDRHLTDPHWWTKLQGVPWHEEERFHSDVFIGNSALNWIRSHRGDKPFFLEIGFTGPHEPWDPLPRHLSLYDDVEIPMPVTRENELAEKPPQQEALKKMFSTAGHESGINMYLANDERIDRMRRHYYAKVTTVDEKMGEILDALEERGYLENTLVIFCSDHGENLGDHALAYKWLMYDTITHIPLIIRYPDRRRRGDHVSNLVSLMDLGPTILEAAGVPVPTYLEGRSLLPYADPDASVTPRDYVFCEDNYQIMMRGPAHKMVYYIGQEEGELYDLEADPGELWNRWDDDAYAGIKAKMKEDLLEWLAASNYWQAGYKRDRSAHYNVRWPTGDNVNLQGPAAEDAEKPGL
- a CDS encoding 6-bladed beta-propeller, yielding MYPVLTTLAATAVFPVLLTGCAEERTLVFDDVFREESRIVLDSSDEFLIGPLPRIGTVTPDGDIIILDVTPRVGIYDRTGTGKGRIGGPGDGPGEYRYPVSMTSFNDGLYLYDRTLSRISRYDRTFRFVSSMPVSEHLDEISYSDNGRLFGYWSTHPTELVCELDDEGQLSRRFVLQSENYNEASRSSGGGLVISEGFLYTISPYEYTLSQYTLDGVLVDSVQGRSAHYVPPPDQFDVRILNDIPRLNEYHDQWSHILQILRIGDRGLAVVFAVPGYSRAFLALYDLDLNPIAEDIQLPDYTRAPGTLFSRGDRLYMLVEPSDDQANPSVAVYTLRRSLDDL